A region of the Paracoccus pantotrophus genome:
CAGGTGCTGTCGCAACTGGAACGCAACCGCGACGCCATCGCCATGATCGAGGCGACGCCCGGCTTTGCCGAGGAACCCTACCTGGTCGCCCTGCGCGACCGCATGGCGCGGGGCGAGACTCTGCCCTTCGATTCCGCACGCGGGCCGGCCGACGGCATGGCGCAGCTGTTTCTGACATTCGGCTCGGTCCTGGCCACCAGCGACGAGCCCGATCCGCTGGCGCTGATCCATGCCCGGCTGGCCGAATACCTCGCCCCCGACCTGGGCGAGGCGCGGCTTCTGGCGGCGCAGCTCTTGCAGGGCTTCGGCCAGTTCGACCTGGCCGAGCGCGAATTCGAGGCCCTGCGCGAACTGGGCGACATGCGCCCGGTCGCCGAATTGTCGCGCATCGACGCCCTGGCCCGCGCCGAGCGGCTGGAGGATGCCGAAAAGGCCGCGCTGTCGCTGACCGCCGCCCATCCCGAACTGGCCCAGGGCTGGATCGCGCTGGGCGACATGCTGCGCCAGCAGGACAAGTTCGCCCCCGCCGTCCCGGCCTATGACAAGGCGCTGGAACTGCTCGACGACAAGAGCCCCGAGGCGCGCTGGTTTCCGCTTTACGCCCGCGGCATCGCGCTGGAGCGCTCGGGCCAGTTCCCCAGGGCCGAGGCGGATTTCCGCGCCGCGCTGAAGATCCGCCCCGATTCGCCGCAGGTGCTGAACTACCTGGGCTACAGCCTGGTGGACCGCAACGAAAAGCTGGACGAGGCGCTGGAACTGATCCAGCGCGCGGTCGAGCTGCGCCCGGACGACGGCTATATCCTCGATTCGCTGGCCTGGGCCTATTTCCGCCTCGGCCGCTACCAGGAGGCGGTGGCGCCGATGGAGCGCGCGGTGGCGGCGATGGCCAGCGATTCGCTGGTCAACGACCACATGGGCGACATCTACTGGATGGTCGGCCGCGAGCGCGAGGCCGAGATCCAATGGCACCGCGCCCTGTCGCTGAAGCCGGAAACCGAGGCCGATGCCCAGCGCATCCGCACCAAGCTGGAACGCGGCCTCGATGCGGTGCTGGACGAGGAAAGGGCCGCCGGCGGCCGCCGCCCCGAGAGCCGCGCCCCGGAACCGGCCAGGGCCGACTGAGCCATGCCCCTGCCCCGGCACGAGGCCGCGCCCGCCAAGCTGAACCTGTGCCTGCATGTGACCGGCCGCCGCCCGGACGGCTATCACCTGCTCGATTCGCTGGTGGTGTTCCTGGACCTGGGCGACCGGGTCACGGTGGCGCCCGGTCCCCTGTCGCTCAGCCTGACCGGCCCCTTCGCGCAGGGTCTCGCGGCCGAGCCGGACAACCTTTGCCTGCGCGCAGCGCGGCTGGCCGGGCGCGAGGCGCGGATCACCCTGGAAAAGAACCTGCCGCTGGCCTCGGGCATCGGCGGCGGCTCGGCCGATGCGGCGGCAGTGCTGCGCGCGCTCGACGCCCGCCCCGAGCGGCCGGAGGTGCTGGGCGCCGACCTGCCCGCCTGCCTCGCCAGCCTGCCGGTGCGGATGCAGGGGCTGGGCGAGATCCTGACGCCGCTGCCGCCCCTGCCGGATCTGCATGTGCTGCTGGTCAATCCCGGCCGCGGCCTGGCCACGCCCGCGGTATTCAAGGCCCTGGCGCAGCGCGAGAACCCGCCCCTGCCCGAGCCGCTGCCGGATTTTCCCGACGCCGGCACCCTGATCGCCTTCCTGCACGGCTGCCGCAACGACCTCGAGACGCCGGCCATCGCCCTGATGCCCGAGATCGCCCATTGCCTCGCCGCGATCCGTGCCGAGGGCGCGGCACTTGCCCGCATGTCGGGCTCGGGCGCGACCTGCTTCGGACTTTTCGCCAGCGCCGCCGCGGCCCA
Encoded here:
- a CDS encoding tetratricopeptide repeat protein yields the protein MTTRLIPLALIALIAAPMPQGAAMAAPALAQAEKPEPPNGERPAHRPADAAPEIRGLSGPYLAARMAAIQNDYPVAARYYLQALAHDDSDPFLQDSALVALISAGEMERATALSGTMSGQGRATELARLVQRAELARAGRWDALIEAIDTAPSPQGDAGTPGGGMLIDGMMRAWALLGAGKAGESLTAFKKMAELRGAAPMVNYHLALAKARVGDFEGAELLLADPVTGAHILGVIARAQVLSQLERNRDAIAMIEATPGFAEEPYLVALRDRMARGETLPFDSARGPADGMAQLFLTFGSVLATSDEPDPLALIHARLAEYLAPDLGEARLLAAQLLQGFGQFDLAEREFEALRELGDMRPVAELSRIDALARAERLEDAEKAALSLTAAHPELAQGWIALGDMLRQQDKFAPAVPAYDKALELLDDKSPEARWFPLYARGIALERSGQFPRAEADFRAALKIRPDSPQVLNYLGYSLVDRNEKLDEALELIQRAVELRPDDGYILDSLAWAYFRLGRYQEAVAPMERAVAAMASDSLVNDHMGDIYWMVGREREAEIQWHRALSLKPETEADAQRIRTKLERGLDAVLDEERAAGGRRPESRAPEPARAD
- a CDS encoding 4-(cytidine 5'-diphospho)-2-C-methyl-D-erythritol kinase, translated to MPLPRHEAAPAKLNLCLHVTGRRPDGYHLLDSLVVFLDLGDRVTVAPGPLSLSLTGPFAQGLAAEPDNLCLRAARLAGREARITLEKNLPLASGIGGGSADAAAVLRALDARPERPEVLGADLPACLASLPVRMQGLGEILTPLPPLPDLHVLLVNPGRGLATPAVFKALAQRENPPLPEPLPDFPDAGTLIAFLHGCRNDLETPAIALMPEIAHCLAAIRAEGAALARMSGSGATCFGLFASAAAAQAARARIAGANPGWWVAASGLAPAKL